TCAGAGCGACGTCGAAACCGCGTTGCTCGGGTCGATATCCATCTTGTTGTCCCAAGTGCCATTTGCCAAACATCCCGGTTTTATATCCGGCATCTGAAAGCAGTTGTGGCAGGGTTGTGACCTGGTTGTTCATGTTGCGGCGTGGAAGTAGCGTGTGGGTTACTCCCGAATTGAACTCCTGCATGCCCGTCATGAGTGCTGCCCGCGTTGGAGCGCAAGTGGGGCTGACACTAAAATCCGTCAACCTTACCGACTCGTCATACAGGCGATCAAAGTGTGGCGTTTTCAAATAAGGGTGTCCGTGTCGTCCAATATCACCGTAGCCTTGGTCGTCACTAAGTAGCAGGATGATGTTGGGAGCCGCAGTTTCAGCCGATCGCCTTTCCTGACCGATGACCAGATGCCCGCTCACCAGAAAGGCTATGACAACAAGCAATCCTTGGGTAACGCGTATCATGGGCATAGGAAAAATTAGGCTACTTCTTTGAAAGATTGGTGCGCTTATCCCAGGCCGTATGTTTCGCTTCCAGTTCGGCTACTTTCTCGGGCATCTCAGCGGCAAGATCGTTGAGCTCAGTTCCGTCATTGGATATCTGATACAGTTCCCAGGGCTTTCTGTTTTCGGAAACCAGTTTCCAATCACCGATTCGTGCAGCTTTTCCTTTGCTGTGTTGCCAGTAAAGTTCTTCGGTCGGTTCCCACTTACCGTTTCCAGTTAATACGGATCCAAAAGACTTCCCTTCGAAAGGTAGTAGCCCATCCCGTGAACCAGGATTGCCTCCAGCCAGATCGAGGAGAGTAGGCATCATATCAACCACGTGGACGATTTCCCCTGTCACATTGCCAGTGAGTTTTTCGTTAAGACCATCCGGCCAGCTGACAATGAGTGGGGACCTAGTCCCGCCTTCATGGTCGTGTTGTTTAAACAGTCGGAACGGTGTGTTGGAAACATTGGCCCAGCCATAACCATAACTTTGCCAGGTGGATTGATCGCCTGGCATGATGTGTGGCAAATTCCCCGGACGAACAGGACGGTTGAGGCCATCAGTTGTAAAGGGTTTAGTCCACGAGCCGGTGCGGTCAGGAGGATACTCGACATGACAGCCACCGTTGTCGTTTTGGTAAATAAAGATGGTGTTATCCAGCTCGCCGGATGCTTCCAATTGTTGGACGATGCGACCGATGTTTCGGTCCATACAGGAAATTTGTGCGGCATACACTTCCATGCGTCGTTCCTGCCAGGCCTTGTGTTCTTCTTCTTCCCAGGCGGGCACGTCTGGATGACGTGGAGATAGTTCCCAGGAAGGGTCAACGACTCCCAGTTCTTTCATTTTGGCATGACGTGTTTCACGAAAATGATCCCAACCTTGAGCGTAGCGGCCTTTGTAATGTTCGATATCTTCTGGCCTGGCATGCAGAGGCCAATGAGCTGCATTGTAAGCAACGTAGAGAAAGAAGGGTTCATCTTTCGGGTGTTCTTTTAAAAATTTGAGTGAGTAGTCCGTAATGGCATCGGTCTGATAGTAGTCCGGATTGTCCTTCCACTCGTCAGTGCGGTCTTCACCATTTTCGTTCAGGTCAGCGGGAGCAAAGAAATCCGTGGTGCCCCAATAGGTTGAGTAGGTGCGGTCGAATCCGCGTTTGTGTGGCGCGCTGGGTCCATGCGGTTGTCCCGGATCTGACAGGTGCCATTTGCCGGACATGTAGGATTTGTAGCCGACTTCGGCCAAAGCCTGAGGTAGCATGATGATGTCGTCACGAAATCCGTTGGCGGCTGATCCATCGGCCAGTGCCGTTTTCGGATAGAGGCTCGTCAGCAGGCTTGCACGTGTCGGCCAGCACATATTGTGCACGTAGTAGTTGGTGAATCGCACCCCATTGTCAGCCAGCTTGTCCAAGGTCGGCGTTTCGATCTCCCCTCCATAGCTACCCAGGTCGGAGTAGCCCATGTCATCGGCTATGACTAAGACGATGTTGGGTGGGCCTTTTGTAGCGGTGGGTTCATCTTTGGCCGCACAGCCAAAATTGAGGACTAGAACCATCAGGGTAATAGGGTAGAAGACTTTGTTCAT
This genomic stretch from Opitutia bacterium ISCC 52 harbors:
- a CDS encoding arylsulfatase → MNKVFYPITLMVLVLNFGCAAKDEPTATKGPPNIVLVIADDMGYSDLGSYGGEIETPTLDKLADNGVRFTNYYVHNMCWPTRASLLTSLYPKTALADGSAANGFRDDIIMLPQALAEVGYKSYMSGKWHLSDPGQPHGPSAPHKRGFDRTYSTYWGTTDFFAPADLNENGEDRTDEWKDNPDYYQTDAITDYSLKFLKEHPKDEPFFLYVAYNAAHWPLHARPEDIEHYKGRYAQGWDHFRETRHAKMKELGVVDPSWELSPRHPDVPAWEEEEHKAWQERRMEVYAAQISCMDRNIGRIVQQLEASGELDNTIFIYQNDNGGCHVEYPPDRTGSWTKPFTTDGLNRPVRPGNLPHIMPGDQSTWQSYGYGWANVSNTPFRLFKQHDHEGGTRSPLIVSWPDGLNEKLTGNVTGEIVHVVDMMPTLLDLAGGNPGSRDGLLPFEGKSFGSVLTGNGKWEPTEELYWQHSKGKAARIGDWKLVSENRKPWELYQISNDGTELNDLAAEMPEKVAELEAKHTAWDKRTNLSKK